In Gemmatimonadaceae bacterium, one genomic interval encodes:
- a CDS encoding DNA-directed RNA polymerase subunit beta', with amino-acid sequence MIDFRSARETRASSFDFIQVRIASPEEIRGPKDPKERERQEMQGLRQWWSWGEVTKPETINYRSFKPEKDGLFCERIFGPVKDWECHCGKYKRIRYRGVICDRCGVEVTLSKVRRERMGHIELAVPVAHIWFFKTLPSPMGNLLDLTLRDLEKVIYYSNYVVIEPGNQEVRANQLLDEDQFLDLRQKARDEGDSAFLADIGAPAVRELLKRIDVDKVAEQLRRSVTDESSQHRKKQMLKRLKIVDAFRNSGDAGGTRNKPEWMIMDVIPVIPPDLRPLVPLDGGRFATSDLNDLYRRVINRNNRLMKLITHRAPEVILRNEKRMLQEAVDALFDNGRRSKAIRGRGKRPLKSLSDMLKGKQGRFRQNLLGKRVDYSGRSVIVVGPELKLHQCGLPKAMALELFKPFIIHKLVEKGIAETVKRAKKIVERESPEVYEILEEIIK; translated from the coding sequence ATGATCGATTTCCGCAGCGCGCGCGAGACGCGCGCCTCGTCGTTCGACTTCATCCAGGTCCGCATCGCGTCGCCGGAGGAAATCCGCGGCCCGAAGGATCCCAAGGAGCGCGAACGGCAGGAGATGCAGGGGCTCCGGCAGTGGTGGTCGTGGGGCGAGGTCACCAAGCCCGAGACCATCAACTACCGCTCGTTCAAGCCCGAGAAGGACGGACTCTTCTGCGAGCGCATCTTCGGTCCCGTGAAGGACTGGGAATGCCATTGCGGCAAGTACAAGCGCATCCGCTACCGCGGCGTGATCTGCGATCGCTGCGGCGTCGAGGTCACGCTATCCAAGGTGCGCCGCGAGCGCATGGGACACATCGAGCTCGCCGTCCCGGTCGCGCACATCTGGTTCTTCAAGACGCTCCCCTCGCCCATGGGGAACCTCCTCGACCTCACCCTGCGTGATCTCGAGAAGGTCATCTACTACTCGAACTACGTCGTCATCGAGCCGGGCAACCAGGAGGTCCGGGCCAACCAGCTCCTCGACGAAGACCAGTTCCTCGACCTCCGCCAGAAGGCGCGCGATGAAGGCGACAGCGCCTTCCTCGCCGACATCGGCGCGCCGGCGGTGCGCGAACTCCTCAAGCGCATCGACGTCGACAAGGTCGCCGAGCAGCTCCGTCGCAGCGTGACCGACGAGTCGTCGCAGCATCGCAAGAAGCAGATGCTCAAGCGCCTCAAGATCGTCGACGCCTTCCGCAACTCGGGCGACGCCGGCGGGACGCGCAACAAGCCGGAGTGGATGATCATGGACGTGATCCCGGTCATTCCGCCGGATCTCCGTCCGCTGGTCCCCCTCGACGGCGGGCGCTTTGCCACGTCCGACCTCAACGACCTGTACCGCCGCGTCATCAACCGCAACAACCGGTTGATGAAGCTCATCACGCACCGCGCGCCGGAGGTCATCCTCCGCAACGAGAAGCGCATGCTGCAGGAGGCGGTCGACGCCCTGTTCGACAACGGGCGCCGCTCCAAGGCGATCCGCGGCCGCGGCAAGCGCCCGCTCAAGTCGCTCTCCGACATGCTCAAGGGCAAGCAGGGGCGCTTCCGCCAGAACTTGTTAGGCAAGCGCGTCGACTACTCCGGGCGTTCGGTCATCGTCGTGGGCCCCGAGCTCAAGCTCCACCAGTGTGGCCTCCCCAAGGCCATGGCGCTGGAACTCTTCAAGCCGTTCATCATCCACAAGCTCGTGGAGAAGGGGATCGCCGAGACGGTCAAGCGCGCCAAGAAGATCGTGGAGCGCGAGAGCCCCGAGGTCTACGAGATCCTGGAAGAGATCATCAAGG
- the rpoB gene encoding DNA-directed RNA polymerase subunit beta has protein sequence MKQITFGKLDEGMGMPHLLDIQTRAFETLLQLDAASHDREDIGLERVFKDLFPITDVHENFALEFVKYNLGEPKYSVEECIERDMTFSAPLKATLRLLINEDVNGVKRPRNIIEKEVYLGELPLLTDLGTFVINGAERVIVSQLHRSPGVVFEESTHPNGQRLISSRIIPFRGSWVEFTVDIHDVIYVHIDKKKKFPATALLRAFGYGANSDILRLFFAVRDLDLTKKREGRAETREVLGAIVAEDITLAGEEADPDAPKAKTKKARAAAERAAADLLVREGDELTEEILNRLVRQGIKTIKVFSSYMTVDLRDEVDAIERGERPTPRVLSHDVVDPETGEVVADAGGALKESLIKRIRKADVVKVQVFVPSGRAESALIKNTIAKDPTDPKHITPEERKKQGWPGDAESGEGKALNSIYTLLRPGDAPNKETAKQALERLFFSPKRYDLGRVGRYKINQRLGLKEKASTTVLTKDDFVAILRYLVELHEGRGHVDDIDHLGNRRIRSVGELIANQFSVGLSRMARLVKERMSINTDPEKISLDDLVNARTVSAVIQAFFGSSQLSQFMDQTNPLAELTHKRRLSALGPGGLTRERAGFEVRDVHYSQYGRMCPIETPEGPNIGLITSLACFARVNDLGFVETPYRVVKNGKVSTELAWLDANREEDTVIAQANAKLNEDGTFVDELVLCRQRGDFPVVSPDRIDFMDVAPEQLVSIAAAIIPFLEHDDANRALMGSNMQRQAVPLLNPQTPLVGTGLEAKVARDSGAVVIARRSGVVTRVTADEIIVDAGPAERTRSSGDRPLERLTQQDRYKIKKYWRTNQDTAINQRPIVRLGQKVKEGEVLADGAATELGQLALGSNVLVAFMPWYGHNFEDAIVLSERLVKDDVYSSIHIQELELHVRDTKRGQEEITREIPNVAEESLVDLDERGIVRIGAHVKPGDILVGKITPKGETELSPEEKLLTAIFGEKAKDVKDSSLKVPPGMEGVVIDVKIFSRIEDQVVEKDRGERIGEVRRLEGEEKVRVNEVRDEELKVLLEGQTVALALKAGTVEEAINTGTALTKDNLRDLRFAQLDLKTFRVESKKINDQMREIIDAANEEKARIEEKAEERIDRILQPDELPPGVIQLVKVYLAEKRKISVGDKMAGRHGNKGIVARVVPEEDMPFLPDGRPVDIVLNPLGVPSRMNVGQILETHLGWAARILGFYAKTPVFQGANEREIGLLLKLAGLSWGRETLSLTGVPLNINDVDIRHITRDFRPDRAAPDKVELLADASLNDLGGRGMSADTKDVFNRVRDFLAYAARTLAEREESELRNQLAFHTAGAEDESATPQHRAEMKAAVKGVEKRVGRTPQEVLEDLELPALAAMLGKKSDADVEKAAVELLRLAGITPGGKMHMRDGRTGERFASPVTVGEIYMLKLSHLVDDKIHARSIGPYSLVTQQPLAGKAQFGGQRFGEMEVWALEAYGAAHTLQEILTVKSDDVNGRSRVYEAIVKGQNLPEPGTPESFNVLVKELQALGIYVKMGAKGEGAGTGGAPGAGNGAGFTTEGEV, from the coding sequence ATGAAGCAGATCACATTTGGAAAGCTCGACGAAGGAATGGGGATGCCCCATCTCCTCGACATCCAGACGCGGGCGTTCGAGACGCTCTTGCAGCTGGATGCCGCCTCGCACGACCGCGAGGACATCGGACTCGAGCGGGTCTTCAAGGATCTCTTCCCCATCACCGACGTCCACGAGAACTTCGCGCTGGAGTTCGTCAAGTACAACCTTGGCGAACCCAAGTACTCCGTCGAGGAGTGCATCGAGCGCGACATGACGTTCTCGGCGCCGCTCAAGGCGACGCTGCGACTCCTCATCAACGAGGACGTCAACGGCGTCAAGCGCCCGCGCAACATCATCGAGAAGGAAGTCTATCTCGGCGAGTTGCCCCTGCTCACCGACCTCGGCACGTTCGTCATCAACGGTGCCGAACGCGTCATCGTGAGCCAGCTGCACCGCTCGCCGGGCGTGGTCTTCGAGGAGTCGACGCACCCCAACGGGCAGCGCCTCATCTCCTCGCGCATCATCCCGTTCCGCGGCTCGTGGGTCGAGTTCACCGTCGACATCCACGACGTGATCTACGTCCACATCGACAAGAAGAAGAAGTTCCCCGCCACGGCCCTGCTGCGCGCCTTTGGCTACGGCGCCAACTCGGACATCCTGCGGCTCTTCTTCGCCGTCCGCGACCTCGACCTCACCAAGAAGCGTGAAGGGCGCGCCGAGACGCGCGAGGTGCTGGGCGCGATCGTCGCCGAGGACATCACGCTCGCTGGTGAGGAGGCCGATCCCGACGCCCCCAAGGCGAAGACGAAGAAGGCCCGCGCCGCCGCCGAGCGCGCCGCGGCCGACCTGCTCGTGCGCGAGGGCGACGAGCTCACCGAGGAGATCCTCAACCGCCTCGTGCGCCAGGGGATCAAGACCATCAAGGTCTTCTCCTCGTACATGACGGTCGACCTGCGCGACGAGGTCGACGCCATCGAGCGCGGTGAGCGCCCGACGCCGCGCGTCCTGTCGCACGACGTCGTCGACCCGGAGACGGGCGAAGTCGTCGCCGATGCCGGCGGCGCGCTCAAGGAGTCGCTCATCAAGCGCATCCGGAAGGCCGACGTCGTCAAGGTCCAGGTCTTTGTCCCGTCGGGGCGCGCCGAGTCGGCGCTGATCAAGAACACGATCGCCAAGGACCCTACCGATCCGAAGCACATCACGCCGGAAGAGCGCAAGAAGCAGGGCTGGCCGGGTGACGCCGAGTCGGGCGAAGGAAAGGCGCTCAACTCGATCTACACGCTGCTCCGCCCGGGCGATGCGCCCAACAAGGAGACCGCGAAGCAGGCGCTCGAGCGCCTCTTCTTCTCCCCCAAGCGCTATGACCTCGGGCGCGTGGGGCGCTACAAGATCAACCAGCGCCTCGGCCTCAAGGAGAAGGCGAGCACCACGGTGCTCACCAAGGACGACTTCGTGGCCATCCTCCGCTACCTCGTGGAGTTGCACGAGGGGCGCGGGCACGTCGACGACATCGATCACCTGGGGAACCGCCGCATTCGCTCGGTGGGCGAGCTCATCGCCAACCAGTTCTCGGTGGGTCTCTCCCGCATGGCGCGCCTGGTCAAGGAGCGCATGTCGATCAACACCGACCCGGAGAAGATCTCGCTCGACGACCTGGTGAATGCGCGCACGGTGAGCGCGGTCATCCAGGCGTTCTTCGGCTCGTCGCAGCTGTCGCAGTTCATGGACCAGACCAACCCGCTGGCCGAGCTGACGCACAAGCGTCGCCTGTCCGCGTTAGGCCCGGGCGGCCTCACCCGCGAGCGCGCGGGCTTCGAGGTCCGCGACGTGCACTACTCGCAGTACGGGCGCATGTGTCCCATCGAGACGCCGGAAGGTCCCAACATCGGCCTCATCACGTCGCTGGCGTGCTTTGCGCGCGTCAACGACCTGGGCTTCGTGGAGACGCCGTACCGTGTCGTGAAGAACGGCAAGGTGTCGACCGAACTCGCCTGGCTCGATGCCAACCGCGAGGAGGACACCGTCATTGCCCAGGCCAACGCGAAGCTCAACGAGGACGGCACCTTCGTCGACGAGCTCGTGCTGTGCCGCCAGCGCGGTGACTTCCCCGTGGTCTCGCCCGACCGCATCGACTTCATGGACGTGGCGCCGGAGCAGCTGGTCTCCATCGCCGCGGCGATCATCCCGTTCCTCGAGCACGACGACGCGAACCGCGCGCTGATGGGCTCGAACATGCAACGCCAGGCGGTGCCGCTCCTCAACCCGCAGACCCCGCTGGTGGGGACGGGGCTCGAGGCGAAGGTGGCGCGCGACTCCGGCGCGGTCGTCATTGCCCGCCGCTCGGGCGTGGTAACGCGCGTGACCGCCGACGAGATCATCGTCGACGCCGGACCGGCGGAGCGCACGCGTTCCAGCGGCGACCGGCCGCTCGAGCGCCTCACGCAGCAGGATCGCTACAAGATCAAGAAGTACTGGCGCACCAACCAGGACACGGCGATCAACCAGCGCCCGATCGTCCGCCTGGGGCAGAAGGTCAAGGAAGGCGAGGTGCTGGCCGACGGCGCCGCGACCGAGCTCGGGCAGCTCGCGTTAGGCTCGAACGTGCTGGTCGCGTTCATGCCGTGGTACGGGCACAACTTCGAGGACGCCATCGTCCTCTCCGAGCGCCTGGTGAAGGACGACGTCTACTCGTCCATCCACATCCAGGAGCTCGAGCTGCACGTGCGCGACACCAAGCGCGGGCAGGAAGAGATCACCCGTGAAATCCCCAACGTCGCCGAGGAGTCGCTGGTCGACCTCGACGAGCGCGGCATTGTGCGTATCGGCGCCCACGTGAAGCCGGGTGACATCCTGGTCGGCAAGATCACGCCCAAGGGCGAGACCGAGCTGTCGCCGGAAGAGAAGCTCCTCACGGCCATCTTCGGCGAGAAGGCGAAGGACGTGAAGGACTCGTCGCTCAAGGTCCCGCCGGGCATGGAAGGGGTGGTCATCGACGTGAAGATCTTCTCGCGCATCGAGGACCAGGTGGTGGAGAAGGACCGCGGCGAACGCATCGGTGAGGTGCGTCGCCTCGAGGGCGAGGAGAAGGTGCGCGTCAACGAGGTCCGCGACGAGGAGCTGAAGGTCCTCCTCGAGGGACAGACGGTGGCGCTCGCGCTCAAGGCGGGGACGGTCGAGGAAGCGATCAACACGGGGACGGCGCTCACGAAGGACAACCTCCGTGACCTCCGCTTCGCGCAGCTCGACCTCAAGACGTTCCGCGTCGAGAGCAAGAAGATCAACGACCAGATGCGCGAGATCATCGATGCGGCCAACGAGGAAAAGGCGCGCATCGAGGAGAAGGCCGAGGAACGCATCGACCGCATCCTGCAGCCGGACGAACTCCCGCCGGGCGTCATCCAGCTGGTGAAGGTCTACCTGGCCGAGAAGCGCAAGATCTCGGTGGGTGACAAGATGGCCGGCCGCCACGGGAACAAGGGTATCGTGGCGCGCGTCGTCCCCGAGGAGGACATGCCGTTCCTCCCCGACGGGCGCCCGGTCGACATCGTGCTCAACCCGTTAGGCGTGCCGTCGCGCATGAACGTCGGGCAGATTCTCGAGACCCACCTGGGGTGGGCGGCGCGGATCCTCGGCTTCTACGCCAAGACCCCCGTCTTCCAGGGGGCCAACGAGCGCGAGATCGGGCTCCTCCTCAAGCTGGCGGGGCTCAGCTGGGGGCGCGAGACGCTCTCGCTCACGGGTGTCCCGCTCAACATCAACGATGTGGACATCCGCCACATCACGCGCGACTTCCGCCCGGACCGTGCGGCACCGGACAAGGTCGAGCTGCTCGCCGATGCCTCGCTCAACGACCTGGGCGGGCGCGGGATGTCGGCCGACACGAAGGACGTCTTCAACCGTGTCCGCGACTTCCTCGCGTATGCGGCGCGCACGCTGGCCGAGCGGGAGGAGTCCGAGCTGAGGAACCAGCTCGCCTTCCACACGGCCGGTGCCGAGGACGAGTCGGCCACGCCGCAGCACCGCGCGGAGATGAAGGCGGCGGTGAAGGGAGTGGAGAAGCGCGTCGGGCGCACGCCGCAGGAGGTGCTCGAGGACCTCGAGCTGCCGGCGCTGGCGGCGATGCTGGGGAAGAAGTCGGACGCCGACGTCGAGAAGGCGGCCGTCGAGTTGTTGCGTCTGGCGGGAATCACGCCGGGTGGCAAGATGCACATGCGCGATGGGCGCACGGGCGAGCGGTTTGCCTCGCCGGTGACGGTGGGGGAGATCTACATGCTCAAGCTCTCGCACCTGGTCGACGACAAGATCCACGCGCGCTCCATCGGCCCCTACTCCCTCGTCACCCAGCAGCCGCTGGCAGGCAAGGCGCAGTTTGGTGGCCAGCGCTTCGGGGAAATGGAGGTGTGGGCGCTGGAGGCATACGGCGCCGCGCACACCCTCCAGGAAATCCTCACCGTGAAGTCGGACGACGTGAACGGCCGGTCGCGCGTGTACGAGGCGATCGTGAAGGGGCAGAACCTCCCCGAACCGGGGACCCCGGAGTCGTTCAACGTGCTCGTGAAGGAACTGCAGGCGTTAGGCATCTACGTGAAGATGGGCGCGAAGGGCGAGGGGGCCGGGACCGGCGGCGCACCGGGCGCGGGGAACGGGGCCGGCTTCACCACCGAAGGCGAGGTGTAA
- the rplL gene encoding 50S ribosomal protein L7/L12, which yields MSKDEILDAIGNMSVIELADLIDAFKTKFNVTIAAVAAGGAAGGGAAAAPVVEEQTEFAVILKEAGAKKIQVIKVVRELTGLGLKEAKDVVDGAPKEIKGGVSKDEAAQIKAKLEAEGAVVEVK from the coding sequence CTGAGCAAGGACGAGATCCTCGACGCGATCGGCAACATGTCGGTCATCGAGCTCGCCGACCTCATCGACGCGTTCAAGACCAAGTTCAACGTCACCATCGCCGCCGTTGCGGCTGGCGGTGCCGCCGGCGGCGGCGCGGCTGCGGCCCCGGTGGTCGAGGAACAGACCGAGTTCGCGGTCATCCTCAAGGAAGCCGGCGCCAAGAAGATCCAGGTCATCAAGGTCGTCCGCGAACTCACCGGCCTCGGCCTCAAGGAAGCCAAGGACGTCGTCGACGGCGCGCCCAAGGAGATCAAGGGTGGCGTCTCCAAGGACGAAGCCGCCCAGATCAAGGCGAAGCTGGAAGCCGAAGGCGCGGTGGTGGAGGTCAAGTAA
- a CDS encoding 50S ribosomal protein L10, whose translation MKRSDKEQLVSELRDKIKGASALYFTDFTGLNVKRMTELRRRFRKAGIDYVVIKNTLALRAVNESGLTGSRLKGPTGVVVAKDAITAAKVLVDFAKEHDQKPAMKGGLFEGNAIDEATVKKLATMPTRDEALSQLVSAFNSVLMMFALALEARKEQVENA comes from the coding sequence ATGAAGAGATCCGACAAGGAACAGCTCGTTAGCGAGCTCCGCGACAAGATCAAGGGAGCGAGCGCGCTCTACTTCACCGACTTCACGGGACTCAACGTGAAGCGGATGACGGAACTGCGCCGTCGCTTCCGGAAGGCAGGGATCGACTACGTCGTCATCAAGAACACCCTCGCCCTGCGGGCCGTGAACGAGAGCGGCCTCACCGGGAGCCGCCTCAAGGGGCCCACGGGCGTGGTCGTGGCGAAGGATGCCATCACCGCGGCGAAGGTGCTCGTCGACTTCGCGAAGGAGCACGACCAGAAGCCGGCGATGAAGGGCGGTCTCTTCGAGGGCAACGCCATCGATGAGGCCACGGTGAAGAAGCTCGCCACGATGCCCACGCGCGACGAGGCGCTGTCGCAGCTCGTGAGTGCCTTCAACAGCGTGCTGATGATGTTCGCCCTCGCCCTCGAAGCGAGAAAGGAGCAGGTGGAGAACGCCTAA
- a CDS encoding 50S ribosomal protein L1, producing MRTHGKQFNNAAKKIDETLNYQVRQALELVKSTAFAKFDETVEVAVRLGVDPRHADQVVRGTVVLPAGTGKTVRVLVIAVGEKAREAQEAGADFVGVEHIQKIKDGWLDFDVMIATPDQMGQVGQLGRVLGPRGLMPNPKAGTVTMNVGQAVRESKAGKIEFRVDKGGNVHAAIGKVSFGIEALETNFTAFMDQIVRSKPAAAKGVYVKGVSVSSTMGPGVRVDTTPYRG from the coding sequence ATGCGCACACACGGCAAGCAGTTCAACAACGCGGCGAAGAAGATCGACGAGACGCTGAACTACCAGGTCCGTCAGGCGCTGGAGCTCGTGAAGAGCACCGCCTTCGCCAAGTTCGACGAAACCGTCGAAGTCGCCGTCCGCCTGGGCGTCGATCCGCGCCACGCCGACCAGGTCGTGCGTGGTACGGTCGTCCTCCCGGCCGGCACCGGCAAGACGGTCCGCGTCCTCGTGATCGCCGTCGGTGAGAAGGCGCGCGAGGCGCAGGAAGCCGGCGCCGACTTCGTGGGCGTCGAACACATCCAGAAGATCAAGGACGGCTGGCTAGACTTCGACGTCATGATCGCCACTCCCGACCAGATGGGACAGGTCGGCCAGCTGGGGCGCGTGCTCGGCCCCCGCGGCCTGATGCCCAATCCCAAGGCCGGGACGGTCACCATGAACGTCGGCCAGGCCGTGCGCGAGTCGAAGGCCGGCAAGATCGAGTTCCGCGTCGACAAGGGCGGCAACGTCCACGCGGCCATCGGCAAGGTGTCGTTTGGCATCGAGGCGCTCGAGACCAACTTCACCGCCTTCATGGACCAGATCGTCCGGTCCAAGCCGGCCGCGGCCAAGGGCGTGTACGTCAAGGGCGTCTCGGTCTCCAGCACGATGGGACCCGGCGTGCGCGTCGACACCACTCCGTACCGGGGTTAA
- the rplK gene encoding 50S ribosomal protein L11, producing MAKKVTGFVKLQIPAGRANPAPPVGTALGPQGINIMMFCKEFNARTQSQDGLILPVEITIYSDKSFTFILKTPPAAILIKKELGLEKGSGQPNRVKVGTISKAQVKKIAEVKMPDLNCDSIESAMSMVAGAARSMGVEVKD from the coding sequence ATGGCAAAGAAGGTCACAGGGTTCGTCAAGCTCCAGATCCCCGCGGGGCGCGCGAACCCGGCTCCTCCAGTGGGTACGGCTCTCGGCCCACAGGGGATCAACATCATGATGTTCTGCAAGGAGTTCAACGCTCGCACGCAGAGTCAGGATGGCCTGATCCTCCCGGTCGAGATCACGATCTACTCGGACAAGTCCTTCACCTTCATCCTCAAGACGCCCCCCGCGGCGATCCTGATCAAGAAGGAACTGGGACTGGAGAAGGGGTCGGGTCAGCCCAACCGCGTGAAGGTCGGGACGATCAGCAAGGCGCAGGTCAAGAAGATTGCCGAGGTGAAGATGCCGGACCTCAACTGCGACTCGATCGAGTCCGCGATGTCGATGGTGGCAGGCGCGGCGCGCTCGATGGGAGTCGAGGTGAAGGACTGA
- the nusG gene encoding transcription termination/antitermination factor NusG: MEHRWYAIQTTAGHENKVKSLIQRKIEQDARPPEERLIRHALVPTQQVVELKNGKKVNVERKLYPGYVLVEMVWNQESSHIINGIQGVIKFVQHGLGGVTKEPMHLRQDEVKRLLGIADEVEEAAPREEIPFLVGQAVAITEGPFTDFSGTVEEVMPDKGKVRVMVSLFGRPTSVELDYLQLKAY, from the coding sequence GTGGAGCACCGCTGGTACGCCATCCAGACCACCGCGGGGCACGAAAACAAGGTCAAGTCGCTCATCCAGCGGAAGATCGAGCAGGACGCCCGTCCGCCGGAGGAGCGCCTCATCCGTCACGCCCTGGTCCCGACCCAGCAGGTCGTCGAGCTCAAGAACGGCAAGAAGGTCAACGTCGAGCGCAAGCTGTACCCCGGCTACGTGCTCGTCGAGATGGTCTGGAACCAGGAGTCGTCACACATCATCAACGGCATCCAGGGCGTCATCAAGTTCGTGCAGCACGGGCTTGGCGGCGTCACCAAGGAGCCGATGCACCTGCGGCAGGACGAGGTCAAGCGCCTGCTCGGCATCGCCGATGAGGTGGAGGAAGCCGCCCCGCGCGAGGAGATTCCGTTCCTCGTCGGTCAGGCGGTCGCCATCACCGAAGGGCCCTTCACCGACTTCAGCGGCACGGTCGAGGAAGTCATGCCCGACAAGGGAAAGGTCCGCGTCATGGTGTCGCTCTTCGGGCGCCCGACGTCGGTCGAACTGGACTACTTGCAGCTGAAGGCCTACTGA
- the secE gene encoding preprotein translocase subunit SecE, protein MTTQAASANWMQRLVAFYHDVMAEMKKVTWPDVPQVRQLSIGVIILSLFIGALIALMDVILQQVLVRWIPSLFGG, encoded by the coding sequence GTGACTACCCAAGCTGCCAGTGCCAACTGGATGCAGCGCCTTGTCGCGTTCTATCACGACGTGATGGCGGAGATGAAGAAGGTGACGTGGCCCGATGTCCCGCAGGTGCGGCAATTGAGCATCGGGGTCATCATCCTGTCGCTCTTCATCGGGGCCCTCATCGCCCTGATGGACGTCATCCTGCAACAGGTGCTCGTCCGCTGGATCCCGTCGCTGTTCGGGGGCTGA
- the rpmG gene encoding 50S ribosomal protein L33, which yields MPRDKIILACGECKNRNYFTTKNKRTHPERVEWKKYCPRCNKHQTHKETK from the coding sequence ATGCCTCGCGACAAGATCATCCTCGCCTGTGGCGAGTGTAAGAACCGCAACTACTTCACCACGAAGAACAAGCGCACGCATCCCGAGCGCGTGGAGTGGAAGAAGTACTGCCCCCGCTGCAACAAGCATCAGACGCACAAGGAAACCAAGTAG
- a CDS encoding cysteine--tRNA ligase, translating into MPEFRLYNTLSRSVEPFTPADGETVRFYSCGPTVYDPAHVGNFRTFLFNDLLRRALRLEGWKVVQVQNLTDVDDKIIKRAESTGKTIVEVTEPITEIFHKDRRYLRIEDAEAYPKATTHIPEMIALVQSLLEKGVAYKAEDGSIYFAIDRFPGYGKLSRLDTREVKSGARVAVDDYSKENAQDFALWKAAKPEDEKTGAAWDAPFGRGRPGWHLECSAMAMKYLGETLDIHCGGIDLVFPHHEDEIAQSEAATGKPFSRFWCHGEFLQIDGTKMSKRLGNITTVKDLRERGVSAAALRHFVYSTHYRKQMNLSGTGLEASLEAVRRVGEFAHRLETARGGTPELAAVAAEGELAFRAALRDDLNAPEAVASLFTFLQRANAELDRKGSDAASLAEARRVFALMDSVLDVQPRAQRVVVGADRVEPSPETLPELEPLEREQFRWAVGRLRDRLAARAQRDFAASDAIRGEVEERGFVVKDTPQGTQLERWR; encoded by the coding sequence ATGCCCGAGTTCCGCCTCTACAACACCCTCTCCCGCAGCGTCGAGCCCTTCACCCCCGCCGATGGCGAGACGGTGCGCTTCTACTCGTGCGGCCCCACGGTCTATGACCCCGCCCACGTCGGGAACTTCCGCACCTTCCTCTTCAATGACCTGCTCCGCCGCGCCTTGCGCCTCGAAGGGTGGAAGGTCGTGCAGGTGCAAAACCTCACCGACGTCGATGACAAGATCATCAAGCGGGCAGAGTCGACCGGGAAGACCATCGTCGAGGTGACGGAACCGATCACCGAGATCTTCCACAAGGATCGCCGCTACCTGCGCATCGAGGATGCGGAAGCCTATCCCAAGGCCACGACGCACATTCCGGAGATGATCGCCCTGGTCCAGTCGCTGCTGGAGAAGGGAGTGGCCTACAAGGCCGAGGATGGTTCGATCTACTTCGCCATCGATCGCTTTCCCGGCTACGGCAAGCTCTCGCGCCTCGACACGCGCGAGGTCAAGAGCGGCGCGCGCGTGGCCGTGGACGACTACTCCAAGGAGAACGCGCAGGACTTCGCGCTCTGGAAGGCCGCCAAGCCGGAGGACGAGAAGACCGGTGCGGCCTGGGATGCGCCGTTCGGACGCGGGCGCCCGGGATGGCACCTCGAGTGCTCGGCGATGGCGATGAAGTACCTCGGCGAGACCCTGGACATTCATTGCGGTGGCATCGACCTGGTCTTCCCCCATCACGAAGACGAGATCGCCCAGTCCGAGGCGGCCACCGGGAAGCCGTTCTCGCGCTTCTGGTGCCACGGCGAGTTCCTGCAGATCGACGGGACGAAGATGTCCAAGCGGCTGGGGAACATCACCACGGTGAAGGACCTGCGCGAGCGCGGCGTCTCGGCCGCCGCGCTGCGGCACTTCGTGTACTCGACCCACTATAGGAAGCAGATGAACCTGTCGGGGACCGGGCTCGAGGCGTCGTTGGAGGCGGTGCGTCGCGTGGGGGAGTTCGCGCATCGGCTGGAGACGGCGAGGGGAGGGACCCCGGAGCTGGCGGCCGTGGCGGCCGAGGGGGAGCTCGCGTTCCGAGCCGCGCTGCGCGACGATTTGAACGCGCCGGAAGCGGTCGCGTCGCTCTTCACCTTCCTACAGCGCGCCAACGCCGAGCTCGACCGCAAGGGGAGCGACGCGGCCAGCCTGGCGGAGGCGCGGCGCGTCTTTGCCCTCATGGACTCGGTCCTCGATGTCCAGCCCAGGGCGCAGCGCGTGGTGGTGGGAGCCGATCGGGTCGAGCCGTCGCCGGAGACGCTTCCTGAGCTGGAGCCGTTGGAGCGGGAGCAGTTCCGGTGGGCGGTGGGGCGTTTGCGGGACCGGTTGGCGGCGCGAGCCCAGCGTGACTTTGCCGCGTCGGACGCCATTCGTGGGGAGGTCGAGGAACGCGGCTTCGTGGTGAAGGATACGCCGCAGGGGACTCAGCTCGAGCGCTGGCGGTGA